From a region of the Lentilactobacillus curieae genome:
- a CDS encoding DHH family phosphoesterase produces the protein MAEKTEILNTIKKYQTIIIHRHKRPDPDAIGSQMGLAQILKASFPEKNVLCVGKQYSSFAWLGTVDEVADDQYKDALVIVVDTANQPRVDDDRYNQGKSMIKIDHHPNDDAFGDIQWVEDQASSTSELVYDFYDANHSELTMPDEAARLLYAGIVGDTGRFMYPATSSHTLAVASKLTEYNFSASEVNQIEDEIDIPLARLSAYVYSNLNILDSGAAYLVLSDEVLEPFNLGDESTSAVVPLPGRIKEVVSWAIFVQQKDGGFRIRLRSKGPAINELAKEYGGGGHELASGAVVENEDQIKEFVARLDKLVSESK, from the coding sequence ATGGCTGAAAAAACAGAAATTCTCAATACAATAAAAAAATACCAAACTATCATTATTCACAGGCACAAGCGCCCAGACCCAGATGCAATTGGTTCTCAAATGGGTTTGGCTCAAATTTTGAAAGCTTCATTTCCTGAGAAAAATGTCCTTTGTGTCGGTAAGCAGTACTCAAGCTTTGCTTGGTTAGGAACTGTTGATGAAGTTGCTGATGATCAGTACAAAGATGCTTTGGTAATTGTTGTGGATACTGCTAATCAGCCTCGGGTAGATGATGATCGGTATAATCAAGGCAAATCAATGATCAAGATTGACCATCATCCAAATGATGACGCTTTTGGCGATATTCAGTGGGTAGAGGATCAAGCTTCGAGCACATCAGAGTTAGTATATGATTTTTACGATGCTAATCATTCTGAATTGACGATGCCAGACGAAGCCGCAAGATTGTTATATGCTGGGATTGTTGGTGACACTGGTAGGTTTATGTATCCTGCCACTTCATCTCACACGTTAGCGGTTGCTAGCAAACTTACAGAATATAACTTTAGCGCTTCTGAGGTAAACCAGATTGAAGATGAGATTGATATCCCACTGGCTAGATTATCAGCCTATGTTTATTCAAATTTAAACATTCTCGATAGTGGCGCAGCTTACCTAGTATTATCAGATGAGGTTTTGGAGCCATTTAATTTGGGGGATGAGAGCACTTCGGCAGTGGTCCCACTTCCAGGAAGAATTAAAGAAGTTGTTTCTTGGGCAATTTTCGTTCAGCAAAAAGACGGCGGATTCAGAATTCGATTGCGCTCAAAAGGACCAGCAATTAATGAACTCGCTAAGGAATATGGCGGTGGTGGCCATGAATTGGCTAGTGGTGCTGTTGTTGAGAACGAAGACCAAATTAAAGAATTTGTTGCCCGATTAGATAAGTTAGTTTCGGAAAGCAAATAG
- the yajC gene encoding preprotein translocase subunit YajC, translated as MIVVLFGLMYFFMIRPQRKQEQKRREELSKVKPGDQVVTIGRLHGIVDEVNTTDKTVTLDCDGIYLVFDLNAIASIKQPAVGAPVASDRGNQANAAAKPAEPKDNVESSQPAATDEKPAAEEPDTKDSEETK; from the coding sequence ATGATTGTTGTTTTGTTTGGTTTAATGTACTTCTTTATGATTCGACCACAACGTAAGCAAGAACAAAAGCGTCGCGAAGAGCTCTCTAAGGTAAAGCCTGGAGATCAAGTCGTAACGATTGGCCGCTTACATGGTATCGTTGATGAAGTTAACACAACTGACAAAACTGTAACGCTTGACTGTGACGGAATTTACTTGGTATTTGATTTGAACGCTATTGCTTCAATCAAACAACCAGCTGTTGGTGCACCAGTTGCATCTGATAGAGGTAACCAAGCAAATGCAGCTGCTAAGCCAGCTGAACCTAAGGATAACGTTGAAAGTTCTCAACCAGCTGCTACTGATGAAAAACCAGCAGCTGAAGAACCAGATACTAAAGATTCTGAAGAAACTAAATAG
- the tgt gene encoding tRNA guanosine(34) transglycosylase Tgt, with product MQPAITYRLIKKEKHTGARLGEITTPHGTFRTPIFMPVGTQATVKTLAPEELDDMGATIILANTYHLWVRPGEDIVEEAGGLHKFMNWDKGILTDSGGFQVFSLAKNRDITEDGVTFKNEINGSKMFLSPEKAMAIENALGPDIMMSLDECPPYFESYDYVKKSVERTSRWAERGLKAHKNPDWQGLFGIVQGAGFEDLRKQSAEDLVSLDFPGYSIGGLSVGESKQEMNRVLDFTAPLLPEDKPRYLMGVGATDSLIDGVIRGVDMFDCVLPTRIARNGTVMTSHGRLVVKNAKYARDFTPMDDQCDCYACRNYTRAYIRHLMKTDEAFGMRLCSIHNLHYLIHLMKRVQQAIIDDNLLDLRAEVFEQYGYNKPNPKNF from the coding sequence ATGCAACCAGCGATAACCTATCGCCTGATCAAAAAAGAAAAGCACACGGGTGCTAGGCTTGGTGAAATCACCACTCCTCACGGTACCTTTAGAACACCAATTTTTATGCCAGTTGGAACCCAGGCCACAGTTAAAACCCTTGCACCTGAGGAACTTGATGACATGGGGGCCACAATTATTTTGGCAAACACCTATCACTTATGGGTCCGCCCGGGTGAAGATATTGTTGAAGAGGCTGGTGGCTTGCACAAATTTATGAATTGGGATAAGGGAATCTTAACTGATTCTGGTGGCTTTCAAGTGTTTTCACTAGCTAAGAATCGGGATATAACCGAAGATGGGGTGACGTTCAAGAACGAAATCAACGGATCAAAAATGTTCTTATCCCCTGAAAAAGCTATGGCGATTGAAAATGCGTTAGGTCCAGATATCATGATGAGTTTGGACGAATGCCCACCATACTTTGAAAGTTATGACTACGTAAAAAAATCAGTTGAACGGACGTCTCGGTGGGCTGAACGTGGCCTTAAAGCTCATAAAAATCCTGATTGGCAAGGGCTGTTCGGAATTGTTCAGGGAGCTGGATTTGAAGATTTAAGAAAGCAATCTGCTGAGGACCTTGTAAGTTTAGATTTTCCTGGGTATTCAATCGGCGGACTATCAGTTGGCGAATCAAAGCAAGAAATGAATCGAGTTTTAGACTTTACGGCCCCTTTGTTACCAGAAGACAAGCCACGATATTTGATGGGTGTCGGAGCAACCGACTCATTGATTGATGGCGTGATTCGTGGAGTTGATATGTTTGACTGCGTTTTACCTACTAGAATTGCCAGAAACGGTACGGTAATGACTTCTCATGGTAGGTTGGTTGTCAAAAATGCTAAGTACGCCAGAGACTTCACACCAATGGATGATCAGTGTGACTGTTATGCTTGTCGAAATTATACACGGGCTTATATTCGTCACCTAATGAAAACGGATGAGGCGTTTGGTATGAGATTATGTTCGATTCATAACCTTCATTATTTAATTCACTTGATGAAACGGGTTCAACAAGCAATCATTGATGACAACTTGTTGGACTTACGGGCTGAAGTTTTTGAACAATATGGATATAACAAGCCAAATCCAAAAAACTTTTAG
- the ruvB gene encoding Holliday junction branch migration DNA helicase RuvB: protein MSEGNDDRLVSSGVENNDEEKIEMSLRPQFLNQYIGQDDIKNELQIYIKAAKQREESLDHVLLYGPPGLGKTTLAMVIANEMEVHIRTTSGPAIDKPGDLLSILNELQPGDVLFIDEIHRLPKIVEEMLYSAMEDFYVDIIVGQGPGAHPVHFPLPPFTLIGATTQAGALSAPLRDRFGIVEHMNYYQTKDLNNIVKRTADIFNISISDDAAYEVALRSRGTPRIANRLLKRIRDFAQVSDKSEVDLEIVQYALNLLKVDNLGLDDTDIKLLKTMIEFYNGGPVGLNTLAANIGEETDTIAEMYEPYLMQIGLIKRTARGRMVTAKGYEHLGYEFPTTKD, encoded by the coding sequence GTGAGCGAGGGAAATGATGATCGACTAGTGTCATCCGGCGTTGAGAACAATGATGAAGAAAAAATTGAGATGTCACTGCGCCCCCAATTTTTAAATCAGTACATTGGTCAAGACGATATTAAAAACGAACTCCAAATATATATCAAGGCTGCAAAGCAACGGGAAGAATCTTTAGATCACGTTTTACTCTATGGGCCTCCTGGACTAGGAAAGACAACTTTGGCGATGGTAATTGCTAATGAAATGGAAGTTCATATTAGAACGACTAGTGGGCCAGCTATCGACAAACCTGGGGATTTACTTTCAATTTTAAATGAGTTACAACCTGGCGACGTCTTGTTTATTGATGAAATTCATCGATTACCAAAAATTGTTGAGGAAATGTTGTACTCTGCGATGGAAGATTTCTATGTAGATATAATTGTCGGCCAAGGTCCCGGTGCTCACCCAGTTCACTTCCCACTACCACCGTTCACACTGATTGGGGCTACTACCCAAGCTGGTGCTTTATCAGCTCCATTGCGTGATCGATTTGGAATTGTGGAACACATGAATTATTACCAAACCAAAGATTTAAATAACATCGTCAAACGGACCGCGGATATATTTAACATTTCAATTTCTGATGATGCAGCGTATGAGGTTGCCTTGCGTTCAAGGGGAACTCCCAGAATTGCCAATCGTTTGCTTAAACGGATTCGGGATTTCGCTCAGGTATCTGATAAGTCAGAAGTTGATTTAGAAATTGTCCAGTACGCTCTTAATCTCTTAAAGGTTGATAATCTCGGTTTAGATGATACTGACATTAAGTTGTTAAAAACAATGATTGAATTTTACAACGGCGGTCCGGTTGGGCTGAATACTTTGGCAGCAAATATCGGTGAAGAAACCGATACAATTGCGGAGATGTATGAACCTTATTTGATGCAAATTGGTCTGATTAAGCGGACAGCTAGAGGACGAATGGTAACCGCAAAGGGATATGAACACCTCGGATATGAATTTCCAACTACAAAGGATTAG
- the queA gene encoding tRNA preQ1(34) S-adenosylmethionine ribosyltransferase-isomerase QueA: METHYTLDDFDYDLPHELIAQTPIKNRDTSRLLVLNHESGETQDRHFYDILDYLNPGDALVMNDSKVMPARIYGEKESTGGHLEVLLLHNIEGDKWETLMKPAKKAKVGSVITFGDGKLKAVVTKELEHGGREIEFKYDGIFIEILEELGETPLPPYIKEKLDDPDRYQTVYAKEMGSAAAPTAGLHWTKELLQKVADKGVKLVYLTLHVGLGTFRPVDEENIEDHKMHSEFYRLSEEAARTLNKVRDSGGKIVATGTTSIRTLETVGSKFNGEIHPDSGWTDIFIKPGYEWKVVDSFITNFHLPKSTLVMLVAAFTGRDNILNAYEHAIDEKYRFFSFGDAMYIY; this comes from the coding sequence ATGGAGACTCATTACACATTAGATGATTTTGACTATGACCTACCGCACGAATTAATTGCTCAAACCCCAATTAAAAATCGCGATACTTCTAGGTTATTAGTCTTAAATCATGAGAGTGGTGAAACTCAGGATCGCCACTTTTACGATATTTTAGATTATTTAAATCCAGGGGATGCCTTGGTAATGAACGATTCAAAGGTAATGCCCGCTAGAATTTATGGTGAGAAAGAATCTACCGGTGGCCATCTGGAAGTACTGCTGCTTCATAATATCGAAGGCGATAAGTGGGAAACTTTAATGAAACCTGCCAAAAAAGCTAAGGTTGGCTCAGTGATAACTTTTGGTGATGGTAAGTTAAAAGCAGTCGTTACCAAGGAGTTAGAGCATGGGGGTAGGGAAATTGAATTTAAGTATGATGGAATCTTTATCGAGATTCTAGAAGAACTTGGTGAAACCCCATTGCCGCCATACATTAAAGAAAAGCTCGATGACCCAGACAGGTACCAAACTGTCTACGCCAAAGAAATGGGCTCTGCAGCTGCTCCAACTGCTGGTTTGCATTGGACTAAGGAATTATTGCAGAAGGTCGCAGATAAGGGCGTTAAGCTTGTTTATTTAACGTTACACGTTGGTCTTGGGACATTTCGACCAGTGGATGAAGAAAACATCGAAGATCATAAAATGCATAGTGAATTTTATCGTCTCAGTGAAGAGGCTGCTCGCACCCTTAATAAAGTTAGAGATAGTGGTGGAAAGATTGTGGCCACTGGGACGACGTCAATAAGAACACTAGAAACTGTTGGCTCAAAGTTTAACGGAGAAATTCATCCGGACTCAGGATGGACAGACATATTTATCAAACCAGGATATGAGTGGAAGGTCGTTGATTCGTTTATCACAAACTTCCATCTACCAAAATCCACGCTTGTTATGTTAGTTGCTGCCTTCACTGGACGTGACAACATTTTGAATGCATACGAGCATGCGATTGATGAGAAGTATCGTTTCTTTAGCTTCGGCGATGCAATGTACATTTATTAA
- the dinB gene encoding DNA polymerase IV — protein sequence MEKDNRKIIHVDMDAFYASIEELLDPSLKTKLLVVAKDPRKTGGRGVVSTANYNARKFGIHSAMSSMEALRLCPAAVFRFSGFDFYRKYSAMIHEIFNEYTDIVESYALDEAYLDVTNNKKDIKDPIRVGREIQTKIWNMTHLTCSVGVSYSKFLAKEASDYAKPSGMTIIDQKDALEFLKVLPIEKFRGVGKKTVPKMHELKINNGDDLLKWSQLDLIKNFGKFGYILYERARGIDPRPVEANRIRKSIGKERTYGPPLLSDEEVHAALGKIAKLVTEAVIKQKKHGKTLVLKIRFTDFSTYTKRVSFDRYLDNDDTEFLNLAVQLLEDVPPVTEERGVRLLGITLTNLDDLSYENIDLDLFQ from the coding sequence ATGGAAAAAGACAACAGGAAAATTATTCATGTTGATATGGATGCATTTTATGCTTCAATCGAAGAGTTATTAGACCCCAGCCTAAAAACTAAGCTATTAGTGGTTGCTAAAGATCCTAGAAAAACTGGTGGGCGTGGTGTGGTTTCAACCGCAAACTATAATGCTCGAAAGTTCGGAATTCATTCAGCGATGAGTTCAATGGAAGCACTTAGGTTATGCCCAGCGGCGGTATTTAGATTTTCGGGGTTTGACTTTTATCGAAAGTACTCTGCGATGATTCATGAAATTTTTAATGAATACACAGACATAGTTGAATCATATGCCCTAGATGAGGCTTATTTAGATGTCACTAATAATAAAAAAGATATTAAAGACCCAATTCGAGTAGGTAGGGAAATCCAAACAAAAATTTGGAATATGACTCATCTAACTTGCTCGGTTGGTGTTTCATATTCTAAATTTTTAGCTAAAGAAGCGTCAGATTACGCTAAGCCGTCAGGGATGACAATTATTGATCAGAAGGATGCTTTGGAGTTTTTAAAGGTGCTACCGATTGAAAAATTCCGAGGCGTAGGCAAAAAAACTGTTCCTAAAATGCACGAGTTGAAAATCAATAATGGGGATGATTTATTAAAGTGGAGCCAATTAGACTTAATTAAAAATTTTGGAAAGTTCGGCTACATTCTTTATGAACGTGCTAGAGGAATTGATCCCCGGCCTGTTGAGGCAAATAGAATTCGTAAATCAATTGGTAAGGAACGGACGTATGGACCGCCGTTACTGTCTGATGAAGAAGTTCATGCTGCCCTTGGTAAAATTGCTAAACTGGTTACGGAAGCGGTAATCAAACAGAAGAAACACGGCAAGACGCTAGTTTTGAAAATTAGGTTTACGGATTTTTCAACCTACACAAAAAGGGTTAGTTTTGATAGATACTTGGATAATGATGATACCGAATTTCTTAATCTAGCAGTCCAGCTCTTAGAGGATGTGCCTCCTGTAACAGAAGAACGAGGTGTTAGATTACTTGGGATAACCCTTACTAACCTAGATGATTTGAGCTATGAAAATATTGATTTGGATTTATTTCAATAA
- the ruvA gene encoding Holliday junction branch migration protein RuvA, translating into MFEFIQGTIVDVAPDHIVVQTGGVGYFIYTADPYRFKVGDEHVRVYVYQSVSENALLLFGFFDAKDKQLFLKLIAVSGIGPKSALAILAGNDRSGLIAAVNEGNVKFLTKFPGVGKKTAQQIILDLQGKLGDIDGDLLDSPVKPEPNLSDDSPELRDALLALSALGYSEKQISAIKDGMSEKSGLSTDEYLSLGLKLLMK; encoded by the coding sequence ATGTTTGAATTTATCCAAGGGACAATCGTTGATGTTGCACCAGATCATATCGTTGTCCAAACTGGTGGGGTCGGCTATTTTATCTATACTGCTGATCCATACAGGTTTAAAGTTGGTGATGAGCACGTTAGGGTTTATGTTTACCAATCAGTTAGCGAAAATGCATTGCTGTTATTTGGCTTTTTTGATGCCAAGGATAAGCAACTATTTCTAAAACTAATTGCAGTGTCTGGAATTGGCCCTAAGAGTGCCCTGGCGATTCTCGCAGGTAATGATCGCTCAGGTTTAATTGCCGCTGTAAATGAAGGTAATGTGAAGTTCTTGACAAAGTTTCCTGGTGTAGGCAAAAAGACTGCTCAACAAATTATTTTGGACTTGCAAGGTAAACTTGGTGATATTGATGGCGACTTATTGGATTCACCAGTTAAGCCTGAACCGAACCTATCTGATGATAGTCCAGAACTGAGAGACGCCTTGTTAGCACTATCTGCACTAGGATATTCAGAAAAGCAGATTTCTGCAATCAAGGATGGGATGTCTGAAAAGAGTGGTCTTTCCACTGATGAATATCTAAGTTTAGGTTTGAAATTATTAATGAAGTAG
- the mutL gene encoding DNA mismatch repair endonuclease MutL: MAKIHELPTVLANQIAAGEVVERPASVVKELVENAIDAKSTEINITVEDAGLKFIKIVDDGNGIDPQEVKTAFLRHATSKIAEQRDLFRVRSLGFRGEALPSIASVAKVRMQTSEGGQGIEVNYAGGKLVNEKPAPARKGTTIEVSSLFYNTPARLKYMSSPNTELSRISDMVNRLAVSHPEVAFSFTSNGRELLRTSGRGNLLQVLGAIYGMKTVSKMVKIHADNLDLEVNGYVSLPELTRASRNYISIILNGRYIKNFGLTKAVISGYGSKLMIGRFPISVIEIKADPALIDVNVHPTKQEVRISDEGQISKLIYEAISSALADKQLIPDASEPFKQQSKMVDIFDSTPAPVRPAPTPQPALTEPKSEFHDAPELNQPIVINNKRELSLPEVSRFENRVATEPESLPAFQDISGPQSPAEQKASEVAELADVEEFKFDSGFPDLHYIGQIHGTYLIAETEEGMYLVDQHAAQERVNYEYYRQKIGEVSPDQQKLLVPIILDYSTSDYLLIMDKLPVLRELGLFLEDFGQNSFIVHQHPMWFKAGQEESTIKEMIDWILTNHKISVAAFREKAAIMMSCKRAIKANHHLDERQAKALLERLPQCENPYNCPHGRPVLVKFTNEDIEKMFKRIQDPHHTEEELI; encoded by the coding sequence ATGGCAAAAATCCATGAATTACCAACAGTATTAGCTAACCAGATTGCTGCGGGAGAAGTTGTCGAGCGACCAGCCTCTGTGGTTAAGGAATTAGTTGAGAATGCGATTGACGCCAAAAGTACAGAAATCAACATTACTGTCGAGGATGCAGGGTTAAAGTTCATCAAAATCGTCGACGATGGTAATGGAATTGATCCTCAGGAAGTTAAGACTGCCTTTTTACGCCATGCGACGAGTAAGATTGCTGAACAGCGAGACTTATTTCGGGTCCGTAGTTTGGGATTCCGTGGTGAGGCTTTACCTTCAATTGCCTCAGTTGCGAAGGTCAGAATGCAAACCTCAGAGGGCGGCCAAGGAATTGAAGTTAATTACGCAGGTGGAAAATTAGTTAATGAAAAGCCCGCCCCAGCTCGGAAAGGAACTACTATTGAGGTTTCTTCATTGTTTTATAACACCCCAGCTAGGCTAAAATACATGAGTTCGCCAAACACTGAATTATCACGGATTTCTGATATGGTCAACCGGCTTGCTGTTAGTCATCCTGAAGTTGCTTTTTCTTTTACAAGTAATGGCAGAGAGCTATTGCGGACTTCAGGTCGGGGTAACTTACTTCAAGTTTTAGGGGCAATTTATGGGATGAAGACTGTTAGCAAGATGGTCAAAATTCATGCTGATAATTTAGATTTAGAGGTCAACGGCTATGTTAGTTTGCCGGAACTTACTAGGGCGTCAAGGAACTATATCTCCATTATTTTGAATGGCCGTTACATTAAGAATTTTGGGCTAACTAAGGCAGTAATTTCTGGTTATGGATCCAAGTTGATGATTGGTCGCTTTCCAATCTCAGTAATTGAAATTAAGGCCGATCCTGCATTGATTGACGTTAACGTTCACCCAACCAAGCAGGAAGTTAGGATCAGCGATGAAGGGCAAATCTCAAAGCTAATTTATGAAGCAATTTCAAGTGCGTTAGCTGATAAGCAGTTGATCCCCGATGCGTCTGAGCCATTCAAACAACAATCAAAAATGGTTGATATTTTTGATTCAACTCCCGCTCCAGTTAGACCAGCACCAACTCCTCAACCAGCGTTAACTGAACCTAAATCTGAATTTCATGACGCTCCCGAATTGAATCAACCAATCGTAATTAATAATAAGCGAGAGTTGAGTCTTCCAGAAGTTAGTCGGTTTGAAAACCGTGTAGCAACCGAACCGGAATCGTTACCAGCGTTTCAAGATATCTCAGGGCCACAATCTCCGGCAGAACAGAAAGCTAGTGAAGTTGCTGAATTAGCTGATGTTGAAGAATTTAAGTTTGATTCTGGATTTCCTGACCTTCACTACATTGGACAAATTCATGGTACGTATTTAATTGCAGAAACTGAGGAAGGTATGTATTTAGTTGATCAACATGCTGCTCAAGAACGGGTTAATTACGAGTATTATCGCCAAAAAATTGGGGAAGTCAGTCCTGACCAACAAAAGCTATTGGTACCAATCATCCTTGATTATTCAACTAGTGACTACCTGTTAATTATGGATAAATTACCAGTTTTAAGGGAACTTGGATTATTTCTGGAAGACTTTGGTCAGAATAGTTTTATCGTTCACCAGCACCCAATGTGGTTTAAGGCCGGTCAGGAAGAGTCTACAATTAAAGAAATGATTGATTGGATATTGACCAACCATAAAATTTCTGTGGCAGCATTTAGGGAAAAGGCAGCCATTATGATGAGTTGCAAACGGGCCATTAAAGCAAACCACCACCTTGATGAACGGCAAGCTAAAGCATTACTGGAGCGGTTACCTCAATGTGAAAATCCATATAACTGCCCACATGGACGCCCGGTCCTAGTAAAATTTACAAATGAAGATATTGAAAAAATGTTTAAGCGAATCCAAGACCCACATCACACTGAAGAAGAGCTTATCTAG
- a CDS encoding DEAD/DEAH box helicase — MTEFSDFKLKPFLLSALQEKGFKQPTAAQSKLIPIVMSGRDLVGQSATGSGKTHAFLLPIFNKLDPEVKTTQAVITTPSRELAYQIIEDAKQLAGHSEHQITIGSYVGGTDKNRQIEKLKHEQPDVVIGTPGRIWDLISGRHLDVHNAQQFVVDEADMTLDMGFLDIVDKIASSFGKEVQMMVFSATIPQKVNVFLKKYMNNPVVEEIPVSTIISPTIDNWLISTKGKDKNQLIYELLTIGEPYLVLVFANTKRRVEEITEFLKGQGLKVAMIHGGVQPRERKQLMRRIKKLEFQFVVATDLAARGIDIEGISHVINDDIPDDLDFFIHRVGRTGRNGMSGISITLYTPDEEDEIAELESMGIKFKPKAVKDHEVVDTYDRNRRATHKKKHDKLDPTMIGMIKKKKKKVKPGYKRRIKMNLDRKDEMDRRVKKREDQRAKRKQRKQSSTRYH, encoded by the coding sequence ATGACAGAATTTTCAGATTTTAAATTAAAGCCTTTCTTGTTATCAGCGTTGCAAGAAAAGGGCTTTAAACAACCAACAGCTGCACAATCAAAATTAATTCCAATCGTAATGTCTGGAAGAGATTTGGTTGGTCAGTCTGCAACTGGTAGTGGTAAGACTCACGCGTTTTTACTACCAATTTTTAACAAACTTGATCCTGAAGTAAAAACAACTCAAGCGGTAATTACAACGCCTAGTCGTGAGTTGGCATACCAAATCATTGAGGATGCCAAACAGCTTGCAGGACACTCAGAACACCAAATTACAATTGGTTCATACGTTGGCGGAACTGATAAAAATCGGCAAATTGAGAAGTTAAAACATGAGCAACCAGACGTCGTAATTGGAACTCCAGGTAGAATTTGGGATCTAATTTCCGGTCGTCATCTTGATGTGCATAATGCCCAACAATTTGTTGTTGATGAAGCAGATATGACTTTAGATATGGGCTTCTTGGATATTGTTGATAAGATTGCGTCTAGTTTTGGTAAAGAAGTCCAGATGATGGTCTTTTCTGCAACTATCCCTCAAAAAGTTAATGTATTCCTTAAGAAATATATGAACAATCCGGTCGTAGAAGAGATTCCAGTATCCACGATTATTAGTCCAACTATTGATAATTGGCTAATTTCAACTAAGGGTAAGGACAAAAATCAATTGATTTATGAGCTTTTGACCATTGGTGAACCTTACCTGGTGTTGGTCTTTGCAAATACTAAGCGTCGAGTTGAAGAAATTACTGAGTTTTTAAAGGGCCAGGGATTAAAGGTTGCTATGATTCATGGTGGTGTTCAGCCTCGTGAGAGAAAGCAATTAATGCGCCGAATTAAAAAACTAGAATTTCAGTTTGTTGTTGCGACTGATTTAGCCGCTCGGGGAATTGATATCGAAGGTATTTCTCACGTCATCAATGACGATATTCCTGATGACTTGGACTTCTTTATTCATCGGGTTGGTAGAACGGGTAGAAACGGGATGTCAGGGATTTCAATTACCTTGTATACGCCTGACGAAGAGGATGAAATTGCTGAACTCGAATCTATGGGCATCAAGTTCAAACCCAAGGCTGTTAAGGATCACGAAGTAGTTGATACTTATGATCGTAATCGGCGGGCAACCCACAAGAAGAAACATGATAAGCTTGATCCAACCATGATTGGAATGATCAAGAAGAAGAAAAAGAAAGTTAAGCCTGGGTATAAGCGAAGAATCAAGATGAATTTGGACCGTAAAGACGAAATGGATCGTCGAGTTAAGAAGCGCGAAGATCAGCGTGCTAAGCGGAAACAAAGAAAGCAAAGTTCAACGCGTTACCATTAG